From the Desulfopila inferna genome, one window contains:
- a CDS encoding acyl-CoA dehydrogenase family protein codes for MAQKVYSGGEYLVKNIDCQDVFTPEDFTDEHKQIAETTAHFVLNEILPINKEIESKNFDLVVQKLKECAELGLMMIDAPEQYGGLELDKVTSMLVMEKMAFARNFGLSYMVQTGIGMLPLVFYGTAQQKGRYLEKLIHAEMIGAYCLTEPGSGSDALGAKTTAMLSEDGSHYVLNGTKQFSSNAGFADLFTIFAKVDKVHFTAFLVERTFAGLEFGPEERKMGMHGSSTRQIILDNVRVPVENVLGEIGKGHKIAFNVLNIGRFKLGAFCVGQKKYALSEGARYANERQQFNVPIRSFGAIQEKLADVTAMTFASEAVVYRLAGLIDDRLATINNGIGNYYIEYLKGIEEYAAECALTKVFCSEMAAKCIDEMLQVHGGYGYISEYPIEQLYRDERVQRIYEGTNEINRILIPGLLIRKGIVGKSLDPTFATAETGNYAEEKCLLQEMKRTYLVLTGQIVKMFGTRISGEQEILLALADVAIQIFGLESAVLRAEKSAMAATGTKQEQYRAVVILCTFTARQHFVNAAEKCAAFIGNKALPAAMEAVTAYKTNGLLAAKRRIAEATSQAERYIF; via the coding sequence ATGGCTCAAAAAGTATACAGCGGTGGCGAATACCTAGTGAAGAACATCGATTGTCAGGATGTGTTTACCCCAGAGGATTTTACAGACGAACATAAACAAATTGCCGAAACCACCGCGCACTTTGTCTTGAATGAAATCCTGCCAATCAATAAGGAGATCGAGTCGAAGAATTTCGATCTGGTGGTACAGAAACTCAAAGAATGCGCCGAGCTCGGGCTCATGATGATCGATGCGCCGGAGCAGTACGGCGGTCTCGAACTCGACAAGGTGACCAGCATGCTGGTTATGGAAAAAATGGCCTTTGCCCGGAATTTTGGTCTATCCTATATGGTTCAAACCGGGATCGGCATGCTGCCGCTGGTGTTTTACGGCACCGCTCAGCAGAAGGGTCGTTATCTTGAGAAACTGATCCACGCGGAAATGATCGGCGCCTATTGCCTGACCGAACCGGGCTCCGGTTCCGATGCACTGGGGGCGAAGACGACGGCGATGCTCTCCGAGGACGGCAGCCACTATGTCCTCAATGGCACCAAGCAATTCAGCTCTAATGCCGGATTTGCCGACCTATTTACGATCTTCGCCAAGGTCGACAAGGTTCACTTTACCGCTTTTCTGGTGGAAAGAACATTTGCCGGCCTGGAATTTGGCCCGGAAGAAAGAAAAATGGGTATGCACGGATCTTCCACCCGTCAGATCATACTCGATAACGTCCGGGTGCCGGTTGAGAATGTGCTTGGTGAGATCGGCAAGGGACATAAGATCGCCTTCAATGTTTTAAACATTGGACGTTTCAAACTCGGGGCGTTCTGTGTGGGGCAGAAAAAATATGCCCTGTCCGAAGGCGCCCGTTACGCAAATGAACGCCAGCAGTTCAATGTTCCGATCAGAAGTTTCGGGGCCATTCAGGAGAAGCTCGCCGATGTGACGGCCATGACTTTTGCTTCCGAAGCCGTCGTCTATCGGCTGGCGGGGTTGATTGATGATCGTTTGGCGACCATCAACAACGGCATTGGCAATTATTACATCGAATACCTGAAGGGGATTGAGGAGTACGCGGCAGAATGCGCCCTTACGAAGGTATTTTGCAGCGAGATGGCTGCGAAATGCATTGATGAGATGCTGCAGGTACACGGTGGGTACGGCTACATCTCCGAGTATCCCATCGAGCAGCTGTATCGAGATGAGCGGGTGCAGAGGATCTATGAGGGAACCAACGAGATCAACCGCATACTGATCCCCGGCCTTCTGATCCGCAAAGGAATCGTCGGGAAGTCACTAGACCCGACCTTTGCGACTGCCGAGACGGGAAACTACGCTGAGGAAAAATGCCTTTTGCAAGAAATGAAAAGGACGTATCTCGTCCTCACCGGTCAAATCGTCAAGATGTTCGGCACCAGGATCAGTGGCGAACAGGAAATTCTCCTGGCACTGGCTGATGTGGCAATCCAGATATTCGGTCTGGAAAGCGCCGTGCTGCGCGCGGAAAAGTCCGCCATGGCGGCAACGGGGACCAAGCAGGAGCAGTATCGGGCGGTGGTCATATTATGTACATTTACCGCGAGACAACATTTTGTCAATGCCGCCGAAAAATGTGCAGCATTCATCGGCAACAAAGCGTTACCCGCCGCAATGGAAGCTGTAACTGCCTATAAGACTAACGGCCTGCTTGCGGCCAAAAGACGGATTGCTGAAGCCACCAGCCAGGCAGAAAGATACATTTTTTAG
- a CDS encoding acyl-CoA synthetase, with protein MIHDILSEQEKLRYSTISQENIDFLMNRNNRINRWVIADMIRRTRYHYPDKKALVFNDISLTYSQLEDQCNQVANALTGLGVKKYDRVAILAHNTHHHVLTWLGCAKIGAIYLAVNYLLRDDDIAFCINHSESTVFIIEDSLYDNVKGVLNKMPQVKHLIWSDQGAGQPAPEGFVDFNAWYSQAPETEPDVILRIEDPVQMTYTSGTESLPKGVIISNQALIAEYMGCIIDGKYDHTDININALPIYHCAQRDVFMNPVFWLGGTNILMSPDIGKILAAIEAWKATMFFAPPTVWIGMLRHPDFQKYDLSSLMKCYYGASIMPREILREILEKFPRAGVYNYYGQTELAPYHCILKAEDAQAKIGSAGMAGLHMESRIEDEVGNEINAIDVPGEICGRGPHVMTMYFKEPDKTEAAMKDGWFHSGDLGVLDEDRYITVVDRKKDMIKTGGENVASREVEEAVFLHPAVQEVAVVGLNHPRWVEAVAAVIKLKEGATATEEEIMEHCKKNLSSFKVPKKIIFVEALPKTPTGKILKRQMRESFKGIFS; from the coding sequence ATGATCCATGATATACTCTCGGAACAGGAAAAACTTCGATACAGCACTATCAGCCAGGAAAATATCGATTTCCTCATGAATCGGAACAACCGGATCAACAGGTGGGTCATCGCCGATATGATCCGGCGGACCCGGTATCATTATCCCGACAAGAAAGCCCTAGTGTTCAACGACATCAGTCTGACTTACAGCCAGCTGGAAGATCAGTGCAACCAGGTGGCCAACGCCCTCACCGGACTGGGAGTGAAAAAATATGATCGAGTAGCCATCCTGGCTCATAATACCCACCATCATGTCCTGACATGGCTGGGTTGTGCCAAGATCGGGGCAATCTATCTGGCCGTCAATTACCTGTTAAGAGACGATGACATTGCTTTTTGCATCAACCACTCGGAGAGCACCGTTTTCATTATTGAGGACAGCCTTTATGACAACGTAAAGGGGGTGTTGAACAAAATGCCACAGGTAAAGCATCTGATCTGGTCCGATCAAGGGGCCGGGCAGCCTGCACCCGAAGGCTTTGTCGATTTCAACGCCTGGTATTCTCAAGCGCCGGAAACAGAGCCCGATGTTATTCTGCGGATCGAGGATCCGGTCCAGATGACCTACACCAGTGGCACCGAATCCTTGCCAAAGGGGGTGATCATCAGCAACCAGGCCTTGATCGCTGAATACATGGGCTGCATTATTGATGGCAAGTATGACCATACAGATATCAATATCAACGCCCTGCCCATCTACCATTGCGCGCAGCGGGACGTATTTATGAATCCGGTATTCTGGCTCGGCGGCACCAACATTCTCATGAGCCCGGATATTGGCAAGATACTGGCCGCTATAGAGGCTTGGAAGGCGACCATGTTCTTTGCACCGCCAACAGTATGGATCGGTATGCTCCGACACCCGGATTTCCAGAAATATGATCTGTCCAGCCTGATGAAATGTTACTATGGCGCGTCTATCATGCCGAGGGAGATCCTTAGGGAGATCCTGGAGAAATTCCCCAGGGCCGGTGTCTACAACTATTACGGACAGACCGAACTGGCGCCGTACCATTGCATCCTGAAAGCCGAGGACGCCCAGGCGAAGATCGGCTCTGCCGGCATGGCTGGTCTGCATATGGAGTCTCGCATCGAAGATGAGGTTGGCAATGAAATTAACGCAATCGACGTACCTGGTGAAATATGCGGCCGCGGGCCCCATGTCATGACCATGTATTTCAAAGAACCAGACAAGACCGAAGCCGCGATGAAGGATGGCTGGTTCCATTCCGGGGATTTAGGCGTTCTCGACGAGGACCGCTACATCACTGTGGTGGACCGGAAAAAAGACATGATCAAAACCGGTGGAGAGAACGTTGCCTCCAGGGAGGTTGAGGAGGCTGTGTTCCTCCACCCGGCCGTGCAGGAGGTGGCCGTGGTCGGCCTGAACCATCCTCGATGGGTGGAGGCGGTGGCGGCGGTCATCAAGCTCAAGGAAGGAGCCACAGCCACGGAAGAGGAGATCATGGAGCACTGCAAAAAGAATCTTTCATCTTTCAAAGTCCCGAAAAAGATTATCTTTGTTGAAGCACTCCCCAAGACACCGACCGGCAAAATCCTAAAACGCCAAATGAGGGAATCCTTTAAGGGAATTTTCAGTTAA
- a CDS encoding thiolase family protein, protein MKEVVIVSGCRTAIGAFGGTLRGLNGAILASITMKEAIRRARIDPVMIDDIRYGCCMESADTLNVTRVGSLLAGIPETVTAVTINRVCISGMEAAISGMAMIQAGMADIILAGGTEHMSSVPYSVPGARWGCRLQDQTFVDNLIHTLHCGSHIIPHPEDGPVDATRPPLSMFVGKPYIMGQTAEFIAQHMDISREEMDEVALRSHNESERATLDGSFAEEIVPVEVPQKKKSPLIFTKDEHFRPGMTMDMLRDLPPAFIPQIGKVTAGNSSGINDGSTGMVIMSADKAKELGLQPLARIRAVARGACHPSVMGLSPVPAVRNLLKSSNLTIKDFDLIEVNEAFAAQYLGCEKELNLNREITNVNGSGIGLGHPVGSTGARLMVTLTYALKKRGKSLGLATLCGGGGVSMACAIEMI, encoded by the coding sequence ATGAAAGAAGTCGTTATTGTATCCGGATGCCGGACGGCTATCGGCGCATTCGGCGGTACCCTCCGCGGCCTGAACGGCGCCATCCTGGCGAGCATTACGATGAAAGAAGCCATCCGGCGGGCCAGGATCGATCCGGTTATGATTGACGATATCCGCTACGGCTGTTGCATGGAATCAGCCGACACCCTGAATGTGACCCGGGTCGGCTCGCTGCTCGCCGGTATTCCGGAAACCGTTACCGCCGTAACCATTAATCGGGTCTGCATCTCGGGTATGGAGGCCGCTATTTCGGGTATGGCCATGATTCAGGCCGGCATGGCCGACATCATCCTGGCCGGTGGAACCGAGCACATGTCAAGCGTTCCCTATTCGGTTCCTGGAGCACGATGGGGTTGCCGACTGCAGGACCAGACTTTTGTCGATAATCTGATCCATACCCTCCATTGCGGCTCGCACATCATTCCGCACCCTGAAGATGGCCCGGTCGATGCCACCCGGCCGCCACTCAGCATGTTCGTCGGCAAACCCTATATAATGGGACAGACGGCGGAATTCATTGCCCAACATATGGATATTTCCAGGGAAGAGATGGATGAGGTTGCCCTGCGAAGCCACAACGAGTCGGAACGCGCCACCCTGGACGGTTCCTTTGCCGAAGAAATTGTGCCGGTTGAGGTTCCCCAGAAAAAGAAAAGCCCTCTCATTTTTACTAAGGATGAGCATTTCAGACCAGGCATGACCATGGATATGCTTCGCGACCTGCCACCAGCATTTATCCCCCAAATTGGTAAGGTCACCGCCGGCAACTCCAGCGGCATCAACGACGGATCCACAGGCATGGTCATCATGTCCGCCGACAAGGCCAAGGAACTGGGCCTGCAACCTTTGGCCAGGATCAGGGCCGTCGCCAGGGGGGCGTGTCATCCCTCAGTTATGGGCCTGTCACCGGTCCCTGCCGTCCGCAATCTGCTCAAGTCCTCGAACCTCACCATAAAGGATTTTGATCTCATCGAGGTCAACGAGGCCTTTGCCGCCCAATACCTGGGTTGTGAAAAGGAGCTGAACCTTAATCGGGAAATCACCAACGTCAACGGCTCGGGCATTGGGCTGGGACACCCAGTGGGCTCGACTGGTGCCAGGTTGATGGTAACGTTGACGTATGCGCTGAAAAAACGCGGCAAATCTCTTGGGTTGGCCACTCTCTGTGGCGGTGGCGGAGTATCCATGGCCTGCGCCATCGAAATGATTTAG
- a CDS encoding TetR/AcrR family transcriptional regulator — MQKSLANSPPGKLKIIDALRTLLEEQTFESLTISDIAFSAGVTEGLIYKYFNGKRDILHHVLKQHYDHFLVQIDRDLQGIDGALNKLRKIIWSSIERYANHRVFARIILLEVRNSEEYFHSEAYELVRQFNRILLDIIKEGIANGEIRDTLPPAYIRNAIFGTIEHSCLNRAIFNEPVSTNETARIITELLLNGIKR, encoded by the coding sequence ATGCAAAAGTCACTCGCCAACAGTCCGCCGGGCAAATTAAAGATCATCGATGCGCTACGAACCCTTCTGGAGGAACAGACCTTCGAATCCCTCACTATCTCAGACATCGCATTCTCCGCTGGCGTCACCGAAGGACTGATCTACAAGTACTTCAATGGCAAGCGCGATATCCTGCACCACGTCCTCAAGCAGCACTACGATCATTTTTTGGTTCAGATAGACCGCGACCTGCAAGGGATCGACGGAGCCCTGAACAAACTGAGGAAAATCATCTGGTCCTCCATCGAACGCTATGCAAATCACCGGGTCTTTGCCAGGATAATCCTGTTGGAGGTCCGGAATTCGGAAGAATATTTCCACAGTGAGGCTTATGAGCTGGTAAGGCAGTTCAACCGGATACTTCTTGATATAATCAAAGAAGGCATAGCTAACGGTGAAATTCGAGACACTCTACCCCCGGCCTACATCCGCAATGCCATTTTCGGCACCATAGAGCATTCGTGCCTGAATCGTGCCATTTTTAATGAACCAGTTTCGACAAATGAGACTGCCAGGATCATAACGGAGCTACTTTTGAACGGGATCAAACGATAA
- a CDS encoding site-specific integrase has product MTALPRHWKPYFQFAFCSGLRQGEQFALKPGDIDPSKGCLTISRAMTLGLDGQRIEGKTKNRFSRREIQLLPAMKSVLETQLAICKQLKAEYLFCTENGCRINHADLSTRVWQPPLIAAGISYRPMVQTRHSFATTALSLGENPLWIAHVMGHRDTDMIVRVYAKLIKIAVNNRDGGELSNLHSTMIGNCG; this is encoded by the coding sequence ATCACTGCTCTACCAAGACACTGGAAGCCCTATTTCCAGTTCGCATTTTGCTCTGGTTTGCGCCAGGGGGAACAATTTGCCTTGAAACCAGGCGACATTGATCCATCAAAAGGCTGTCTAACAATCAGTAGAGCAATGACGCTTGGCCTAGATGGGCAGCGGATTGAAGGAAAGACGAAAAATAGATTTAGCCGCAGGGAGATCCAACTGTTACCCGCTATGAAATCTGTCTTAGAGACGCAGTTGGCAATATGCAAGCAATTAAAGGCCGAGTACCTATTCTGCACAGAAAATGGATGCCGAATTAATCATGCGGATTTAAGCACTAGAGTATGGCAACCTCCACTGATAGCGGCCGGTATCTCCTATAGGCCAATGGTGCAAACTCGTCATAGCTTTGCCACAACGGCATTAAGCCTTGGCGAAAATCCGTTATGGATCGCTCATGTTATGGGCCACCGGGACACCGATATGATTGTAAGGGTATACGCGAAGTTAATCAAAATTGCGGTTAACAATAGAGATGGAGGCGAATTGAGCAACCTCCATTCAACCATGATTGGTAACTGTGGTTAG
- the nadC gene encoding carboxylating nicotinate-nucleotide diphosphorylase: MDKNSIRESICSFLREDVGRGDLTSESIFSPEDKGRANLVARQFFITAGVSTVAAEVFRIQNSDILMSNGVEDGTLVQPGDVILTVEGPVVDMLKAERLALNLLQRMCGIATLTREFVDRVKGYPVRVTDTRKTTPGLRMFEKYAVRVGGGFNHRYNLTDGVLIKDNHIAACGSISTAVAKVRQQVPHTIRIEVETDTLEQVEECLQCGVDIIMLDNMDVTAMAAAVSIVNGRALVEASGGVNLEHIENIAKTGVDIISVGALTHSAPACDIGMDWLL; the protein is encoded by the coding sequence ATGGATAAAAATAGCATACGGGAATCCATTTGCTCCTTTCTTCGGGAGGATGTCGGCAGGGGCGATCTTACCAGTGAGTCGATATTCTCCCCTGAGGATAAAGGCAGGGCAAACCTGGTGGCACGACAGTTTTTTATAACAGCAGGTGTTTCCACTGTCGCAGCTGAAGTTTTTCGGATCCAGAATTCGGACATTCTGATGAGCAATGGTGTCGAGGACGGCACCCTGGTGCAGCCGGGTGATGTCATTCTCACTGTGGAAGGTCCGGTCGTCGATATGCTCAAGGCTGAGCGTCTTGCCCTCAACCTGCTGCAGAGAATGTGCGGAATAGCGACACTTACCAGGGAATTTGTCGACAGGGTAAAAGGATATCCGGTTCGTGTTACCGATACCAGAAAAACCACTCCCGGCCTGAGAATGTTCGAAAAGTATGCAGTCAGGGTCGGGGGCGGCTTTAATCACCGTTATAATTTAACTGACGGGGTTCTTATCAAGGACAACCATATTGCTGCCTGCGGCTCGATCTCGACTGCCGTGGCGAAGGTTCGGCAACAGGTTCCTCATACGATCCGTATCGAGGTTGAAACCGATACATTGGAGCAGGTCGAGGAATGTTTGCAGTGCGGTGTCGATATTATTATGTTGGACAACATGGATGTAACCGCCATGGCCGCTGCGGTAAGCATTGTTAACGGCAGAGCCCTGGTTGAGGCCTCTGGGGGAGTCAACCTTGAACACATTGAAAATATAGCGAAAACAGGTGTTGATATCATTTCCGTCGGCGCCTTGACCCATTCGGCTCCGGCCTGCGACATCGGTATGGATTGGTTATTGTAG
- a CDS encoding valine--tRNA ligase: MDKKLLSKAYEFAEVESKWLQYWSAHDCFQATMEEGRPSFSIVIPPPNVTGVLHVGHALNNTMQDVLTRYHRMRGDNTLWVPGTDHAGIATQNVVERQLASEGKDRHDLGRDKFIEKVWEWREEKGGTIINQLKRLGSSCDWSRERFTMDEGLSAAVREVFVRLYKEGLIYKGDYIVNWCPRCRTALSDDEVEHEDTRGKLYHIRYPYADGSGHVVIATTRPETMLGDTGVAVHPDDERYSHLGNVGIRLPLTNRIVPVVFDNHVQREFGTGALKVTPSHDRDDYEIGRRHSLDLLKVIDDKGIMNEAAGKYAGLDRFECRKSIVADLEELGFLEKIEEYDHAVGHCYRCKTVVEPTTSLQWFVSVRPLADKAVAAVREERIRIYPKTWYNTFYSWMDNIRDWCISRQIWWGHRIPAWTCEDCGEIVVETFDPESCPKCGSSKLVRETDVLDTWFSSALWPFSTLGWPENTRELATFYPTSVLITSFDILFFWVARMMMMGLHFMDEVPFRDVYLHALVRDKNGKKMSKSTGNVIDPLEVMEKYGTDAMRFTLIAFAAQGREIKLDEDRIEGYRHFINKMWNAARFALMHLEESDDAAKDIVERTDELPLAHQWILSRTAATVEEVRRGLDEYHFNDVAMANYQFIWHEFCDWYLEWIKADLFSSDKTAGRQARSVLLVVLETILKLMHPITPFVTEEIWSVLPGERGPLMTSEFPEVQQNWKNPAAEEDMALLMAIITGIRNIRSESDVHPSATIDAYVICPDRKKADFLASFEKTITDMTRLSGFRVQQHGDKPTDAATYIYNEIEIFVPLEGLVDVDNEQAKLSRERGKVEAKLKQVNGKLHNDKFLANAPEQVVNKEKAKKQDLDAKLEKIAEAEKRLRNIASR; the protein is encoded by the coding sequence ATGGATAAGAAGCTGTTAAGTAAAGCGTATGAATTTGCCGAAGTAGAGAGCAAATGGCTGCAGTACTGGTCTGCACATGACTGTTTTCAGGCGACTATGGAGGAGGGCAGGCCCTCGTTTTCCATTGTCATTCCCCCGCCCAACGTTACAGGGGTGCTGCATGTCGGCCATGCCCTCAACAATACCATGCAGGATGTCTTGACCCGTTATCACAGGATGCGTGGTGACAATACCCTCTGGGTACCGGGAACCGATCATGCCGGCATCGCCACTCAGAACGTGGTTGAGCGACAGCTGGCCTCAGAGGGAAAAGACCGACATGATCTGGGCCGCGACAAGTTCATCGAAAAGGTCTGGGAGTGGCGCGAGGAAAAAGGCGGCACCATTATCAATCAACTGAAAAGACTCGGCAGCTCCTGCGACTGGTCGCGTGAGCGTTTCACTATGGATGAGGGGCTTTCCGCCGCTGTTCGTGAGGTCTTTGTCCGCCTTTACAAGGAAGGTCTGATATACAAAGGGGACTATATCGTCAACTGGTGTCCGCGCTGCCGTACCGCGCTCTCCGATGACGAGGTCGAACATGAGGACACCAGGGGAAAACTCTATCATATCAGATATCCCTATGCTGATGGATCAGGCCATGTGGTGATTGCCACCACCAGACCGGAAACTATGCTTGGCGATACCGGTGTCGCTGTTCATCCCGATGATGAGCGCTACAGCCATCTCGGCAATGTCGGCATCCGTCTGCCCCTGACAAACCGCATCGTTCCCGTGGTTTTCGACAACCATGTCCAGCGCGAATTCGGTACCGGGGCTCTGAAGGTCACCCCGTCTCATGACCGTGACGACTACGAGATAGGCAGAAGACACTCGCTGGATCTGCTCAAGGTCATTGATGATAAGGGAATCATGAATGAAGCGGCGGGAAAATATGCCGGGCTGGACCGGTTCGAGTGCCGCAAAAGCATAGTGGCCGACCTTGAGGAGCTTGGTTTTCTCGAAAAAATCGAAGAATATGACCATGCGGTGGGCCATTGTTATAGATGCAAAACCGTGGTGGAGCCGACAACCTCCCTGCAATGGTTCGTCTCGGTCAGGCCTCTGGCCGACAAGGCCGTGGCCGCCGTCCGGGAAGAACGTATCCGGATTTATCCCAAAACCTGGTATAATACCTTTTACAGCTGGATGGACAATATCCGCGACTGGTGTATTTCCCGGCAGATCTGGTGGGGACATCGGATACCAGCCTGGACCTGCGAGGATTGCGGTGAGATTGTGGTGGAAACCTTTGACCCGGAATCCTGCCCCAAGTGCGGCTCCAGTAAGCTGGTGCGCGAAACCGATGTGCTGGACACCTGGTTTTCTTCAGCGCTCTGGCCCTTTTCCACTCTGGGCTGGCCGGAAAATACCAGAGAGCTTGCCACTTTTTATCCAACCTCCGTACTGATCACCAGTTTTGACATTCTCTTCTTCTGGGTGGCGCGCATGATGATGATGGGGCTTCATTTTATGGATGAAGTTCCCTTCAGGGATGTCTATCTTCATGCCCTTGTCCGTGATAAAAACGGCAAGAAAATGTCTAAATCAACTGGAAATGTTATTGATCCACTGGAAGTCATGGAGAAATATGGGACCGATGCCATGCGTTTCACCCTGATCGCCTTTGCTGCCCAGGGACGTGAGATCAAGCTCGATGAGGATCGAATCGAGGGATACCGCCATTTTATCAATAAAATGTGGAATGCCGCCCGCTTCGCTCTGATGCATCTGGAGGAAAGCGATGATGCCGCAAAGGACATAGTCGAAAGAACCGACGAGCTTCCACTGGCGCATCAGTGGATATTGAGCCGAACCGCGGCAACCGTTGAGGAAGTGCGCCGGGGACTCGATGAGTATCATTTCAATGACGTGGCCATGGCTAATTATCAGTTTATCTGGCATGAGTTCTGTGACTGGTATCTGGAATGGATCAAGGCCGATTTGTTCAGCAGTGACAAGACGGCCGGCCGGCAGGCCAGGAGTGTTCTCCTGGTTGTTCTGGAGACGATTCTTAAGCTGATGCACCCGATAACGCCATTTGTCACCGAGGAAATCTGGAGTGTTTTGCCGGGAGAGCGAGGCCCCCTGATGACCAGCGAGTTTCCCGAAGTTCAGCAGAACTGGAAAAACCCTGCGGCGGAAGAGGATATGGCTTTGCTTATGGCGATTATAACGGGTATACGCAATATCCGTTCGGAGTCAGATGTCCACCCTTCGGCTACTATTGATGCCTATGTTATTTGCCCGGATAGGAAAAAGGCGGATTTTCTCGCCTCGTTCGAGAAAACAATCACCGATATGACCAGGCTCAGCGGGTTTCGTGTTCAGCAGCACGGCGACAAACCGACCGATGCCGCAACCTATATCTATAATGAAATAGAGATATTCGTTCCTCTCGAAGGATTGGTCGATGTTGACAATGAACAGGCCAAACTCTCCCGTGAAAGGGGCAAGGTTGAGGCAAAACTCAAACAGGTCAACGGTAAGCTGCACAATGACAAATTTCTGGCCAATGCACCTGAGCAGGTAGTGAATAAGGAAAAGGCAAAAAAACAGGATCTGGATGCCAAGCTGGAAAAAATAGCCGAAGCCGAGAAAAGGTTGAGGAACATTGCATCCAGATAA
- a CDS encoding deoxyguanosinetriphosphate triphosphohydrolase codes for MGFTPIVGKSIKKQLEEREAHILSRHATLNKNTRGRLHPEKNPAGDLRLPFQRDRDRITHSKTFRRLKHKTQVFLAPTGDHYRTRLTHVLEVSQIARTIAFALCLNEALTEAIALAHDLGHTPFGHAGEATLNELHPGGFRHYVHSLRVVDFLENDGAGLNLTFEVRNGIVRHSKGRNDILPNGASELALTLEGQVVRLADIIAYVNHDMDDALRAGILKSSSLPTNISRVIGEKHSQRISAMVRDLIVETLTIDDGKLHVSEEMLEAITNLRTFLYENVYRYHRVHNEFEKAQRIIRELYRYCFDNGLVKRRGNSWKKVVKRDEWPDDKTANRRVCDFIAGMTDRYALELYEHLFMPKPWTVR; via the coding sequence ATGGGTTTTACACCTATAGTCGGTAAATCTATTAAAAAACAGCTCGAAGAGCGAGAAGCGCATATTTTATCCCGACATGCAACCCTGAATAAAAATACGAGAGGACGGCTGCATCCCGAAAAGAATCCCGCCGGTGATCTGCGCTTGCCTTTCCAAAGAGACAGAGACAGGATAACGCACTCCAAGACTTTCCGTAGGTTAAAGCATAAGACCCAGGTCTTTCTGGCGCCCACGGGTGATCATTATCGCACCAGGCTTACGCATGTGCTTGAGGTTTCGCAAATCGCCAGAACCATTGCTTTTGCGTTGTGCCTCAATGAAGCCCTGACCGAGGCCATTGCCCTGGCCCATGATCTCGGTCATACCCCATTCGGTCATGCGGGTGAGGCGACTTTAAACGAGCTGCATCCAGGGGGATTCAGGCACTATGTTCATAGCTTGAGAGTGGTTGATTTTCTGGAAAACGATGGAGCAGGGCTCAATCTCACCTTTGAAGTGCGCAACGGTATAGTGCGTCACTCAAAAGGGCGAAACGACATATTGCCAAACGGAGCTTCTGAGCTGGCTTTGACCCTGGAGGGGCAGGTTGTCAGGCTTGCCGATATCATCGCCTACGTCAACCATGATATGGATGATGCATTGCGGGCCGGGATTCTCAAATCCTCGAGTTTGCCGACCAATATAAGCCGGGTAATCGGTGAAAAGCATTCGCAGAGGATATCGGCAATGGTCCGGGACCTCATTGTTGAAACCCTGACCATCGATGACGGCAAGCTGCATGTCAGTGAGGAAATGCTCGAGGCTATCACTAATCTGCGCACTTTCCTCTATGAAAATGTCTACAGGTATCATCGAGTTCATAATGAATTTGAAAAAGCTCAACGTATAATTCGTGAACTCTACCGCTATTGTTTTGATAACGGCCTGGTCAAACGACGGGGAAACAGTTGGAAGAAGGTTGTGAAAAGGGATGAATGGCCTGATGATAAAACAGCAAACAGGAGAGTGTGTGATTTCATTGCCGGAATGACGGACAGATACGCGCTGGAACTCTATGAACACCTCTTTATGCCCAAACCGTGGACGGTGCGATAA